The sequence below is a genomic window from Mycobacteroides abscessus ATCC 19977.
GTGGTGTTCGACGCCTCCGATACCGCCGGCGTAGGGCACCCGGATCACCATGGGCACAGAGAGCACACCGCGGGTGCGATTGCGCAGTTTGGCCACGTGGGACACGACTTGTTCAAACGCGGGATAGGCGAAGGCGTCGAATTGCATCTCGACCACCGGGCGAAAGCCCCCCATCGCCATACCCACCGCGAACCCGATGATTCCCGATTCTGCCAGCGGAGTATCGAAACACCTGTTGGCGCCGAAGGTTTCGGTAAGACCATCGGTGACCCGGAAGACACCCCCCAACGTGCCGACGTCCTCGCCGAACACCACCACCGAATCGTCGTCGTGCAGCGCATCGCGCAATGCAGCGTTGAGAGCTTGCGCCATAGTGGTCACGGTCATGGGCGGTCCTCTGAGAGTTGGGCGGTGAAGTCGGCGCGGGCCTGTGCGTGCTGCTCACGAAGTTGGGAGGTCGGCTGCGCGTAGACGTATCGGAACAGGTCGTCGACGTCGACGGGTCGATCGCGATTCATGCCCGCCCTGGTAGTGGCTGCGAGGTCTTCGGCATCGGACGCCACGGCTGCGACGTAGGTATCGTCCAGCAGTCCTTCGGCACGCAGATGGATTTCCAGTCGTTGGATGGGATCGCGCGCCAGCCACTCGTCCAGTTCGTCATCGGTGCGGTAGCGGAGTGGATCGTCTGCATTGGTATGTCCCGACATCCGATAGGTGTGGGCTTCAACGATGACAGGACCGTTGCCGGCCAGTACGTACTCTCTGGCTGCATCGAGCACCGCGAGCATCGCGACCGGATCGTTTCCGTCGACCTGCTCGCTGCCCATTCCATACCCAATTCCTTTGTGGGCCAATGATGGAGCCACGGACTGACGGGCCAGCGGAACGCTGATGGCAAAACCATTGTTCTGGACCAGGAAGATTACCGGCGCCCGAAAGACCGCGGCGAAGTTGAGGGCTTCGTGGAAGTCGCCTTCGCTGGTTGCGCCGTCGCCACACAGCGCCAGCACCGCAGTGTCGCTGCCTTTGCGAGCCAGCGCATGGGCGAGCCCGGCCGCGTGTAGAAGTTGTGTGGCAAGTGGGGTGGCTTGGGGAGCGGTGCGGTGCTGAGCGGGATCGAAGCAGCAGTGCCAGTCGCCCGCGAGGAATCGGAGGATATCGACGGTGTCGATGCCTCGAGCCGCCAGCGCCATCGAATCGCGGTAGGTGGGGAACAGCCAGTCGTCGGAGTGCAGGCACATTGCCGCCGCGATCTGGCAGGCTTCCTGCCCGCGCGACGACGGATATACCGCCAGTCGCCCCTGCTTGGTCAAAGCTGTTGCCTGCTCGTCAAAGCGACGTCCCAGCACCATGTTTCGGTACATTGCCAACAGTCGATCGGCATCAGGCCGGGGGTACCGGGCGCCGCCGTCGACGGGCCGACCCTCGGGGTCAAGAAACTGCACCGCGGAGTCGGCGGGAAGGAACGCTTGATACGCCGGTCGGTCAGCCGGTTCGGCCACCGTCACATTTACCTCCATTATTCACAATCTGTCTTACGATCGTGCGCAGTGGCGACGTAGTTGACAACCTATTTCGAGATACTGAGGATCAATTGACGAACTAGGCTGCGATACGCGTCAAAAAGTTCATATCGAACGTCGATCGAAAGCTACCGGTGAACAGATGGACAACACAGAAACACTCGTTCAGCTAGACGAGATCGACCGGCGGTTGATCAAGGAGCTGGTCAAGGACGGCCGCGTGTCGATGCTGGCTTTGGCGCAACGCCTGCATGTTTCGCGTACGCACGTTTATGCTCGCGTCGAGCGACTTGAAAAGGCCGGGGTGATCGAGGGCTTTGCGGCGCGAATCAACTTGGAACGGGCCGGGTTTGCGACTTCGGCATTAATCGCCCTGACGATCAGACAGGATTCTTGGCGCAGCCTGTCCGAACAACTGAAGACGCTTCGGTACGTCGAGCGGTTCACCTTCGTGGGCGGGGACATTGATGTGCTGGTCGTGGTGCGCGCTCCCGACAACCAGACCCTCCGCGACGTCGTCCTGGAACGGATGCACAGCTTCACCGGTATCCGGTCGAGCCGCACCTGGCTGGTGTTCGAAGAATGGAACGCGCTGAGCTCCGAATGGTTGTGCTAGCGCTGACGTCGTCGTATGCCTGCGAAACGCCGAAGCGGCGTGCCCCCAAAACCATTGGGCACGCCGCTTCGAACATTCAAGCTGTCAACCGCGGTTGATCTCCTCGGTGCTGTAGAGGGTGACGCCACCGGTGGCGAAGTTCGCGACGTCGGCACCGGCTGAAGCCATCTCGGGAGACTTCAGCGCGGCCTTCAGGGCTTCGGCGGAATCGAAGCTCAGGGTGGCAACCATGTAGTAGGGCGCGTCTTGCCCGGGCTTCAAGGATCGAGGCTTGCCCGTTGTGAAGCCGGTGAGGCCCGGGATCTTCAACGTCAACGGGACGTGGGTTTGCCCGTAATAGTCATCGAATGCTTCCGGGTCAGTGGGTTGCCCGTAGCACACGGAGATACGAAACATATTGCCTTCCTTCGAATATGACAATTCAGCTCTCTTTCTTGGCGACCAGTGTCAGCACGTCGTAGGTGGCGACCGGGTCGTCGTTCTGGTTGGTGACCACGGCGTCCCAACGGACTTCGCCGTAGTCGGCAGACAGTCGGGGCGTCAGTTGCTTGGCGGTCAAGGTGACCGTCAGCGCGTCACCGGGTTTGACCGGCGTCAAGAATCGCAGGCCGTCCACACCGAAGTTGGCGAGCACGGGACCCGGATTGGGCTCGACGAATAGACCCGCGGCCAGCGACACGACGAGATACCCGTGCGCGACGATCCCGCCGAACAACGGGTTGCGTGCCGCGGCATCAGGATCGGTATGCGCATAGAAGGTGTCCCCGGTGAACTCGGCGAAATGGTCGATGTCTTCGAGGCTGACCACTCGGGGGCCGCCAACGATGGTGTCACCGATCTGCAATTCTTCGAGGTGCTTGCGGAACGGATGCACCTCTGTGGCGGTCCGGGCCGAGCCTGTGGTCCAGCGTCCGGTGATGGCCGTCAGCATGTCGGGGCTCGCCTGGATTGCGGTGCGCTGCATGAAATGCAGGACGCCGCGGATACCGCCGAGCTCTTCACCGCCGCCGGCGCGGCCGGGCCCGCCGTGCACCAGCGTCGGCAACGGGGAGCCGTGGCCGGTCGACTCCTTGGCGTCGTCACGATCGAGGACGAGGATACGTCCGTGGTGAGCTGCGATACCGATCGTCACCTTGCGGGCCACCTCGGGATCGTGGGTGACCAATGATCCGACGAGGCTGCCTTGCCCTCGTGCCGCCAGCTCGACGGCATCGTCGAGGTCGCGGTATCCGATGACGGTGCTGACCGGCCCGAACGCTTCCACCTCGTGCACCGCCGCGGCGGTGGGATCCTCGGCGCGCAGCAGCAGCGGCGGCAGAAATGCGCCCTGCGCAGCGTCGGCGCCTTCGACGGTGAACGACGCGGGGTCGCCGAAAACCAGTGTGGCTGAGTCTTGAAGCAGCTTCAGTGACCGCAGGACCTCGTCGCGCTGGTCAATGCTGGCCAACGCGCCCATCCGCACGCTGTCGAGTTCCGGGTTGCCGACGACGACCTTGGACAAGCGTTCTGAAGTGGCGGTGACCGCGGCATCGACCAATGCTTCGGGCACCAGGGCGCGGCGGATAGCTGTGCACTTCTGACCGGCCTTGGTAGTCATCTCGGCGACGAGTTGTTTGATGTACAAGTCGAATTCGGGCGTGCCGGGTGTCGCGTCGGGGCCCAGGATCGAGCAGTTCAACGAGTCGGCTTCGGCGTTGAGCCGCACACCGCCAGCCACCACGTTGCGGTGGCTCCGCAGCTTGGCCGCGGTAGCGGCGGAACCGGTGAACAGCACGGTGTCTTGGCCGTCAAGATGATCGAGCAGTTCGTGCGAGCGGACGCACAACAGCTGTACCGATCCCTCGGGCAGGAGTCCGGAATCGATGATCGCCCGGAACACGAGTTCGGTGAGGTAAGCGGTCTGGTGCGCCGGTTTGACGATCGACGGCACGCCGGCGAGGAACGCCGGAGCCAGCTTTTCCAGCATGCCCCACACCGGAAAGTTGAAGGCGTTGATCTGGACCGCGACACCCGGCCGCGAGGTGTAGATGTGCTGGCCAACGAATGTCCCTGCACGGCCGAGTGATTCGGAGGCACCGTCGAGATAGATGGTGTCGTTGGGAAGCTCGCGAACGCCTTTGCTGGCATAGCTGAACAGCGTGCCGAAGCCGCCGTCGATGTCGACGGCGGAGTCACGCGCGGTGGCGCCGGTGGCCGCGGACAGCGGATAGAAATCGTTCTTGGCTGCCATCAACTGCTTGGCCAAGGCCTTCAGCGCGGCCGCGCGCTGGTGGAAGGTCAACGCGCGCAGGGCGGGGCCGCCGACTTCGCGGCCATAGGCGACGACGGCGGCAAGGTCCACCGAGCCCACGGCGTATCGGGCCACTTCGTCGCCGGTAGCGGCATTGACCAGCGGATCAGCATCCCCTTCGGGGGTCGTCCACTTTCCGGTTATGTAGCTCTGCAGCACAGCTGTCATTGTCACACTCCTTACCAACCGTCCATTCGTTCGGTAATGACCTTGGCAGCAGGAGCGGGTGCGCGTCAAGATCTGGCAGGGGGTGTTGTGGCCGACCGAACGGTCAGTGCTGACCCGAGCGGGTCCGCAGCCCGTCGAAAATCATCGTGGCGACCGCGTCGGCAACCTCGTCGGCGGACAGGGTGCGGCTGGGTCGATACCACTCGATCAGCGAGTTGACGGTGCCGAAAATGAGTCGGCTCGTCAATGCGGGATCCACTCCGGCGCGGATGCTGCCCTCATTGCAGGCTTCCTCGACCAGGTTGCCGACGATGTCATCGAACTCTCGGCGGCGGGCCAGTGCGCGCCGTTCGGCAGCAGTGTTCCCCCGGATGCGTAGCAGCAGCGTCACGTAGGGCAACTCTTGGACCAGCACCTGAATACTGCGCTTCACCAGGTTTTCCAGGCGATCGATTGCCGGGCCGGTGGTGGTGTCGGGGGCCTCGGTCGCGGCGAACAGTGCGTCGAGCGCCCGATCGACCGCGAGTCGCAACAGTTCCTCTTTGCCGCTCACATGGTGGTAGATCGACGACTTGCTGATCCCTAGCCGTGTGGAGAGATGCTCCATTGAGGTGCCGTCGTAGCCGCGCTGATTGAACACGCTTACCGCCACCGCCAGGAGTGAGTCCAGGTCGTAGCCCGGTCGACCCACCTGTCGGCTCGGGCGTGTGCGGGGCGTGGTCATGACGACAATCATCGCACCGCGTGTGCGCTGGTGGCGTTTCCACTCCCAACGGTCCCGGCCTCTCTAGACAACCGACCGAACGATCGGTTATTAATGTTTTGTTGAGAGGAGTGAGTGGTGGAGCAGGTGTTCGTGGTCGACGGAGTGCGCACGGCGCAGGGGCGCTACGGGGGAGCGCTGGCGTCGGTGCGACCGGATGACTTGGCGGCTCGGGTCATCGCCGAGGTAGTCGCGCGTGCCGGCGTGCCGGCCGATGCGATCGGCGAGGTGATTCTCGGCGCAGCCAATCAGGCGGGCGAGGACAACCGAAACGTCGCGCGGATGGCTGCGTTACTGGCCGGATTGCCGAACACGGTGCCCGGCTACACGGTCAACCGGCTGTGCGCGAGTGGGCTGACCGCGATCTCCTCTGCGGCGCAGGCGATTCGGGCGGGTGAGGCAGATATTGTGGTCGCCGGCGGTGTCGAATCCATGACGCGGGCGCCCTGGGTTATGGCCAAGCCGAGCGCGCCGTGGGCCCGCCCGGGAGAGGTGGTCGATACATCGCTCGGCTGGCGATTCACCAATCCAAGATTCGCTCAGATGGACGCTGGTATCGCCGCCGACGCCGGGCCCGAAACTGTCAAGGTAACCCTGGCGATGGGTGAAACCGCCGAGGAAGTCGCTGTTGCAGAGGGCATTTCCCGCGAGGACTCAGATGCCTTCGCGCTGCGTAGTCATGTTCGCGCTCTCGCCGCTCAAGACGCGGGCCGGTTCGTCAAAGAAATCGTTCCCATCGAAACCGTGGACGGAGTCGTCGACACCGACGAGGGGCCACGCCGGCAAACCACGTTGGCCAAACTTGCGGCGTTGCGGCCGGTCTTTAGGGCCGGCGGCATCGTGACGGCGGGGTCTTCGTCACCGCTGTCGGACGGTGCTGCCGCAGTCGTGTTGGCCGGCGAACGCGCCGTGCGGCAACACGGACTGACGGTGCGTGCGCGGGTGGTTGCTGCCGCCAGTGCGGGCGTCGCACCCAATCTGATGGGGTTGGGGCCCGTGCCCGCGGTTCGCAAGGT
It includes:
- a CDS encoding thiamine pyrophosphate-dependent enzyme, whose protein sequence is MTVAEPADRPAYQAFLPADSAVQFLDPEGRPVDGGARYPRPDADRLLAMYRNMVLGRRFDEQATALTKQGRLAVYPSSRGQEACQIAAAMCLHSDDWLFPTYRDSMALAARGIDTVDILRFLAGDWHCCFDPAQHRTAPQATPLATQLLHAAGLAHALARKGSDTAVLALCGDGATSEGDFHEALNFAAVFRAPVIFLVQNNGFAISVPLARQSVAPSLAHKGIGYGMGSEQVDGNDPVAMLAVLDAAREYVLAGNGPVIVEAHTYRMSGHTNADDPLRYRTDDELDEWLARDPIQRLEIHLRAEGLLDDTYVAAVASDAEDLAATTRAGMNRDRPVDVDDLFRYVYAQPTSQLREQHAQARADFTAQLSEDRP
- a CDS encoding Lrp/AsnC family transcriptional regulator, whose protein sequence is MDNTETLVQLDEIDRRLIKELVKDGRVSMLALAQRLHVSRTHVYARVERLEKAGVIEGFAARINLERAGFATSALIALTIRQDSWRSLSEQLKTLRYVERFTFVGGDIDVLVVVRAPDNQTLRDVVLERMHSFTGIRSSRTWLVFEEWNALSSEWLC
- a CDS encoding EthD family reductase; its protein translation is MFRISVCYGQPTDPEAFDDYYGQTHVPLTLKIPGLTGFTTGKPRSLKPGQDAPYYMVATLSFDSAEALKAALKSPEMASAGADVANFATGGVTLYSTEEINRG
- the paaZ gene encoding phenylacetic acid degradation bifunctional protein PaaZ — translated: MTAVLQSYITGKWTTPEGDADPLVNAATGDEVARYAVGSVDLAAVVAYGREVGGPALRALTFHQRAAALKALAKQLMAAKNDFYPLSAATGATARDSAVDIDGGFGTLFSYASKGVRELPNDTIYLDGASESLGRAGTFVGQHIYTSRPGVAVQINAFNFPVWGMLEKLAPAFLAGVPSIVKPAHQTAYLTELVFRAIIDSGLLPEGSVQLLCVRSHELLDHLDGQDTVLFTGSAATAAKLRSHRNVVAGGVRLNAEADSLNCSILGPDATPGTPEFDLYIKQLVAEMTTKAGQKCTAIRRALVPEALVDAAVTATSERLSKVVVGNPELDSVRMGALASIDQRDEVLRSLKLLQDSATLVFGDPASFTVEGADAAQGAFLPPLLLRAEDPTAAAVHEVEAFGPVSTVIGYRDLDDAVELAARGQGSLVGSLVTHDPEVARKVTIGIAAHHGRILVLDRDDAKESTGHGSPLPTLVHGGPGRAGGGEELGGIRGVLHFMQRTAIQASPDMLTAITGRWTTGSARTATEVHPFRKHLEELQIGDTIVGGPRVVSLEDIDHFAEFTGDTFYAHTDPDAAARNPLFGGIVAHGYLVVSLAAGLFVEPNPGPVLANFGVDGLRFLTPVKPGDALTVTLTAKQLTPRLSADYGEVRWDAVVTNQNDDPVATYDVLTLVAKKES
- a CDS encoding TetR/AcrR family transcriptional regulator translates to MTTPRTRPSRQVGRPGYDLDSLLAVAVSVFNQRGYDGTSMEHLSTRLGISKSSIYHHVSGKEELLRLAVDRALDALFAATEAPDTTTGPAIDRLENLVKRSIQVLVQELPYVTLLLRIRGNTAAERRALARRREFDDIVGNLVEEACNEGSIRAGVDPALTSRLIFGTVNSLIEWYRPSRTLSADEVADAVATMIFDGLRTRSGQH
- a CDS encoding thiolase family protein, which codes for MEQVFVVDGVRTAQGRYGGALASVRPDDLAARVIAEVVARAGVPADAIGEVILGAANQAGEDNRNVARMAALLAGLPNTVPGYTVNRLCASGLTAISSAAQAIRAGEADIVVAGGVESMTRAPWVMAKPSAPWARPGEVVDTSLGWRFTNPRFAQMDAGIAADAGPETVKVTLAMGETAEEVAVAEGISREDSDAFALRSHVRALAAQDAGRFVKEIVPIETVDGVVDTDEGPRRQTTLAKLAALRPVFRAGGIVTAGSSSPLSDGAAAVVLAGERAVRQHGLTVRARVVAAASAGVAPNLMGLGPVPAVRKVVDRVGWRVDAIDATEINEAFAAQTLAVLRRLGLDEDTVNADGGAIALGHPLGCSGARLIVTLLNRLEREGASRGLATLCVGVGQGVAILIEAP